One stretch of Ictalurus punctatus breed USDA103 chromosome 5, Coco_2.0, whole genome shotgun sequence DNA includes these proteins:
- the rimkla gene encoding beta-citrylglutamate synthase B: MCSRVWFVTDRRISQEYPQVQILRALKERCSEDDVDFRYLLMDEIVITIMDGQLGLRVGQEVVTSYPQVAVVRVPTPWVQSDSDITVLRHLEKMGCRLVNRPQAILNCVNKFWTFQELAGHGVPLPDTYSYGGHDNFRKMIDEAEPLGYPVVVKNARGHRGKAVFLARDKHHLSDLCHLIRHDAPYLFQEYVKESHGRDVRVVLVGGRVIGSMLRCSTDGRMQSNCSLGGVGVMCPLSEQGKQLAVQVSNILGMDVCGIDLLQLNEGSFVVCEANANVGFIAFDQACGMDVAGIVADYALSLLPSRLSRKMSLLSVVSSASETSSEPEVCIPPEVCAPVPPCAIPDAIPDGVSTMSTSSTSSESEAELAEMSHPQSVPDPAYNINSILAKEIKLLTE, encoded by the exons atgtgttctcGGGTGTGGTTTGTAACCGACCGGCGCATTAGCCAGGAGTATCCTCAAGTTCAGATCCTGCGCGCTCTGAAGGAGCGATGCTCCGAAGACGACGTTGATTTCCGCTATCTCTTAATGGATGAGATCGTTATAACCATCATGGACGGACAGCTGG GTCTACGAGTGGGGCAGGAGGTGGTGACGTCGTACCCGCAGGTGGCTGTGGTGCGTGTCCCTACTCCGTGGGTGCAGTCGGACAGTGACATCACCGTTCTGAGGCATCTGGAGAAGATGGGTTGCCGTCTGGTCAACCGGCCCCAGGCCATCCTTAACTGTGTCAACAAGTTCTGGACCTTCCAGGAGCTTGCTGGACATGGAGTCCCACTGCCTGATACTTACTCCTACG GTGGCCATGACAACTTCCGTAAGATGATTGATGAGGCAGAGCCGTTGGGTTACCCGGTTGTGGTGAAAAATGCTCGTGGACACCGAG GTAAGGCGGTGTTTCTGGCACGGGATAAGCACCACCTCTCTGACTTGTGCCACCTAATCCGGCACGATGCTCCGTACCTATTCCAGGAGTACGTGAAGGAAAGCCATGGGCGAGACGTGCGTGTGGTGCTTGTGGGCGGCAGAGTGATCGGCTCTATGCTGCGCTGCTCAACAGACGGACGCATGCAGAGCAACTGCTCCCTCG GTGGCGTGGGTGTGATGTGCCCTCTGAGCGAGCAGGGCAAGCAGCTGGCTGTGCAGGTGTCCAACATCCTGGGCATGGACGTGTGCGGTATCGACCTGCTGCAGTTGAACGAGGGCTCGTTCGTAGTTTGTGAGGCTAACGCCAATGTAGGCTTTATTGCATTTGACCAGGCGTGCGGCATGGACGTGGCCGGTATCGTGGCAGACTATGCCCTGTCGCTTCTGCCCAGCCGCCTCAGCCGCAAGATGTCCCTGCTCTCCGTGGTGTCCAGTGCCAGCGAGACCAGCAGTGAGCCTGAAGTGTGTATCCCCCCAGAGGTATGCGCACCTGTCCCACCCTGCGCCATCCCCGACGCCATCCCTGACGGCGTCAGCACCATGAGCACCAGCTCCACTTCGAGTGAGAGTGAGGCGGAGCTTGCCGAGATGAGCCACCCCCAGAGTGTTCCCGACCCCGCGTACAACATCAACTCCATCCTCGCAAAGGAGATAAAACTGTTGACTGAGTGA
- the zmynd12 gene encoding zinc finger MYND domain-containing protein 12: MSMSISPLANPKGTKKLCELCQKPAYLQCTKCRVTFYCDVAHQQADWNSIHEKVCELLSSIRTPAPFSCFQADRDIHHMQTLKRLEHITQLSHAAAKSWVSEGKYSEAVPAAQLSLRCAIDIYGRDVVELVPAYLLLAEASIGLGSLSQAESCLSQAEWMVMKNPGCSRTVLHLLHRTLGHLHSAKGDYSTALLHFANDVYYASEEFGLDSVVTARGYFLMANVFMKQEKTDITNSLYSEVASIWHAHLSKLMECYSQKEHEGAQYFDVAQCAEVNQMLSVMLEAQQQDVNTHPAYSTTTFNSLGQRALLSHSLAILWFLCNDHKKALEFGRKAAEFSQQCEHNSLAESIQDLIQQAETHLNPEQTPIIHH; encoded by the exons TGATGTTGCTCACCAGCAGGCAGATTGGAATAGCATCcatgagaaagtgtgtgagcTGCTGAGCTCTATACGAACCCCTGCACCATTCTCCTGTTTCCAGGCTGACAGAGACATCCATCATATGCAGACTCTGAAAAGATTG GAGCACATAACACAGCTCTCCCATGCTGCAGCTAAGAGCTGGGTGTCAGAAGGGAAGTACAGCGAGGCAGTGCCAGCAGCTCAGCTCTCCCTGCGCTGTGCTATTGACATTTACGGCCGTGATGTTGTTGAACTGGTGCCAGCCTACTTGCTGCTTGCCGAGGCCAGTATAG GTTTAGGTTCTCTGTCTCAGGCTGAAAGCTGTCTCTCACAGGCAGAGTGGATGGTAATGAAGAATCCGGGCTGCAGTCGGACAGTTCTTCATCTGCTCCACAGAACCCTGGGCCACCTGCATTCGGCCAAAGGAGACTACAGCACTGCCCTACTGCACTTCGCCAATGAT GTGTACTATGCGAGTGAGGAGTTTGGTTTGGACAGTGTGGTCACAGCTCGAGGCTATTTCTTGATGGCAAATGTGTTCATGAAACAGGAGAAGACAGATATTACAAACTCACTCTACTCAGAG gtTGCCAGTATCTGGCATGCTCACCTGTCTAAGTTGATGGAGTGTTACAGTCAGAAGGAACATGAGGGAGCTCAATACTTTG ATGTGGCACAATGTGCAGAGGTGAATCAGATGTTGAGTGTGATGTTGGAGGCTCAGCAGCAGGATGTAAATACACATCCTGCTTACAGCACCACCACGTTTAACTCTCTAGGTCAGAGGGCTTTGCTGTCTCACTCCCTCGCCATCCTCTGGTTCCTCTGCAACGACCACAAGAAG GCACTGGAGTTTGGCAGGAAGGCAGCAGAGTTTAGCCAGCAGTGTGAACACAACAGTTTGGCAGAGTCCATCCAGGATCTTATACAACAAGCAGAAACACACCTCAACCCAGAACAAACACCCATCATTCACCACTAA